The following are encoded in a window of Phlebotomus papatasi isolate M1 unplaced genomic scaffold, Ppap_2.1 HiC_scaffold_97, whole genome shotgun sequence genomic DNA:
- the LOC129809412 gene encoding uncharacterized protein LOC129809412, giving the protein MIERSDIPQSKYGVARRFACSCCPYGYHIDLDFVKYCETLHRTPPISRRVRSARRQRHSMDIMMGFISVPEPTPAPTKNTEYDSICATDALADAVCNFEMTLLSAAVKTEAKIAEPEPEGGRSALEYAREQMAQHLGRIRSLEEQLKVIPALRLQIDMLTEEKRRLEGRLLLSPKLSCRRDVGSQCIGIGQENAYTNTERIAMIPKQLQCSPNIESRLTQTAAIVTYTRATSTEVAVAVQSVMRDASTLTDMQVLAVEPETVAAIPSISTATQTFAHQSTDKYQQTDLSVVSRGLQCDIRPATVEVRMQTIDPIVIYAETQTPSQELSCSETQTEEIIFDVSEDSEMEDEDNESLKSPLSAINEDTEERET; this is encoded by the coding sequence ATGGCGTCGCACGGCGTTTTGCTTGCTCTTGCTGCCCCTATGGCTACCACATTGACTTGGATTTTGTCAAATACTGCGAAACATTGCACAGGACACCACCAATTAGTCGAAGGGTACGATCAGCTCGACGACAGCGCCACTCAATGGATATCATGATGGGTTTCATAAGTGTTCCGGAACCAACACCAGCACCAACCAAAAATACCGAATATGACTCAATTTGTGCCACAGATGCACTTGCAGATGCCGTTTGCAATTTCGAAATGACCCTCCTCAGTGCAGCTGTCAAAACAGAAGCAAAAATTGCCGAACCAGAACCCGAAGGAGGTCGAAGTGCACTGGAGTATGCTAGAGAGCAAATGGCACAGCATTTGGGACGAATTCGTAGTTTGGAGGAACAACTGAAGGTAATACCGGCTCTCAGGCTGCAAATTGATATGTTGACTGAGGAGAAACGTCGGCTCGAAGGACGCCTTTTGCTATCGCCCAAACTGTCATGTCGCCGAGATGTTGGCAGTCAGTGCATTGGGATTGGACAGGAAAATGCATATACAAACACAGAACGTATTGCAATGATACCCAAACAGCTACAATGTAGTCCAAATATTGAATCTCGTCTGACTCAGACAGCAGCCATTGTCACCTACACACGTGCAACTTCCACTGAAGTAGCAGTTGCTGTCCAAAGTGTCATGCGTGATGCATCAACACTGACAGATATGCAAGTTTTGGCAGTTGAACCTGAAACAGTTGCAGCAATTCCGAGCATTAGTACAGCAACTCAGACATTTGCTCATCAATCAACTGATAAGTATCAACAGACAGATTTATCAGTTGTCTCAAGGGGACTTCAATGTGACATTCGACCTGCAACAGTTGAGGTTAGAATGCAAACAATTGATCCAATTGTAATCTATGCAGAAACACAGACGCCATCTCAGGAGTTATCTTGTTCCGAGACACAAACCGAAGAGATTATTTTTGACGTTAGCGAAGACAGTGAAATGGAGGACGAAGATAATGAATCCCTAAAATCTCCCCTGTCAGCCATCAATGAAGATACCGAGGAGAGAGAAACGTAA